In Synechococcus sp. A18-25c, a single window of DNA contains:
- a CDS encoding ATP-dependent Clp protease ATP-binding subunit, translating into MFERFTEKAIKVIMLAQEEARRLGHNFVGTEQILLGLIGEGTGVAAKVLKSMGVNLKDARVEVEKIIGRGSGFVAVEIPFTPRAKRVLELSLEEARQLGHNYIGTEHLLLGLIREGEGVAARVLENLGVDLAKVRTQVIRMLGETAEVGAGGSSSSGAKGSTKTPTLDEFGNNLTQLASEAKLDPVVGRHNEIDRVIQILGRRTKNNPVLIGEPGVGKTAIAEGLAQRIQTGDIPDILEDKRVLTLDIGLLVAGTKYRGEFEERLKKIMEEIKAAGNVILVIDEVHTLIGAGAAEGAIDAANILKPALARGELQCIGATTLDEYRKHIERDAALERRFQPVNVGEPSIEDTIEILRGLRERYEQHHRLRITDEALEAAATLGDRYISDRFLPDKAIDLIDEAGSRVRLLNSKLPPEAKEVDKELRSVQKEKEDAVRDQDFTKAGELRDKEVELREKIRTLLQTSREGTPSDQVISSEAREATAVATSVISTSIDSTSATPVVSEEDIAQIVASWTGVPVQKLTESESVKLLNMEDTLHKRLIGQDEAVKAVSKAIRRARVGLKNPNRPIASFIFSGPTGVGKTELTKSLAAYFFGSEEAMIRLDMSEFMERHTVSKLIGSPPGYVGFNEGGQLTEAVRRRPYTVVLFDEIEKAHPDVFNLLLQLLEDGRLTDSKGRTVDFKNTLIIMTSNIGSKVIEKGGGGLGFEFSGENAEENQYNRIRSLVNEELKQYFRPEFLNRLDEIIVFRQLNRDEVKEIAEIMLREVFNRIGEKGITLTVSDAFKERLVEEGYNPAYGARPLRRAVMRLLEDSLAEEVLSGRIKDGDSAQVDVEDGKVVVKHLTGTVSGTPELAGAGL; encoded by the coding sequence GGTTGAAAAGATCATCGGTCGGGGTTCTGGCTTTGTAGCTGTCGAGATCCCCTTCACACCACGGGCCAAACGGGTTCTCGAGCTCTCCCTCGAAGAAGCTCGTCAATTGGGCCACAACTACATCGGCACAGAACACTTGCTCCTGGGACTGATCCGGGAGGGTGAAGGTGTTGCAGCACGGGTTTTAGAGAATTTGGGAGTCGACCTGGCCAAGGTGCGCACCCAGGTCATTCGAATGCTCGGCGAAACTGCTGAGGTCGGCGCAGGCGGGAGCAGTAGCTCCGGCGCCAAGGGCTCCACCAAGACCCCAACGCTCGATGAATTCGGCAACAACCTCACGCAGCTTGCAAGCGAAGCCAAGCTCGACCCTGTTGTTGGACGTCACAACGAAATCGACCGTGTGATTCAGATTCTCGGTCGCCGGACAAAGAACAACCCTGTGCTGATCGGCGAACCCGGCGTTGGTAAAACCGCCATCGCCGAAGGTCTCGCACAACGCATTCAAACGGGTGACATCCCCGACATTCTCGAAGACAAGCGTGTCCTCACCCTGGATATCGGTCTGCTCGTGGCAGGCACCAAGTATCGAGGCGAGTTCGAAGAACGTCTCAAAAAAATCATGGAGGAGATCAAAGCCGCAGGCAATGTGATCCTCGTGATCGATGAGGTGCACACCCTCATCGGTGCTGGTGCCGCTGAAGGTGCCATCGATGCCGCCAACATCCTCAAGCCGGCCCTGGCACGCGGTGAGCTGCAATGCATCGGCGCCACAACGCTGGATGAATACAGGAAGCACATCGAACGAGATGCCGCCCTGGAACGCCGTTTCCAACCGGTCAACGTCGGTGAGCCTTCCATCGAAGACACCATCGAAATTTTGCGTGGCCTGCGCGAGCGCTACGAGCAGCATCACCGCCTGCGGATCACGGATGAAGCGCTCGAAGCTGCCGCGACCCTTGGTGACCGCTACATCTCTGATCGTTTCCTACCCGACAAGGCAATTGATTTGATTGATGAGGCGGGCAGCAGGGTGCGACTTCTGAACTCCAAGCTTCCTCCCGAAGCCAAGGAAGTCGATAAGGAGCTCCGTTCCGTTCAGAAAGAAAAGGAGGACGCCGTTCGCGATCAAGATTTCACCAAAGCCGGTGAACTGCGCGATAAGGAAGTGGAGTTGCGGGAAAAAATTCGCACCCTGCTGCAAACCAGCCGTGAAGGTACTCCGAGCGACCAAGTGATTTCATCTGAGGCTCGAGAGGCGACCGCGGTTGCCACTTCTGTGATTTCAACCAGCATTGACTCCACGTCCGCCACCCCGGTGGTGAGTGAGGAAGACATTGCACAGATCGTGGCGTCTTGGACAGGAGTGCCCGTCCAGAAGCTCACCGAAAGCGAATCGGTGAAGCTGCTCAACATGGAAGACACTCTGCACAAGCGTCTGATTGGTCAAGACGAAGCAGTCAAAGCTGTTTCGAAGGCCATCCGCCGTGCCCGCGTCGGCCTGAAAAATCCCAACCGCCCGATCGCCAGTTTCATCTTCTCCGGCCCGACGGGTGTGGGAAAGACCGAGCTCACCAAGTCTCTGGCTGCTTACTTCTTCGGCAGCGAAGAAGCCATGATCCGACTGGACATGTCGGAATTCATGGAGCGCCACACGGTCAGCAAACTGATCGGTTCGCCTCCGGGCTACGTGGGCTTCAACGAGGGTGGTCAGCTCACAGAAGCCGTCCGCCGGCGGCCCTACACCGTGGTGCTCTTCGATGAGATCGAAAAAGCCCACCCTGACGTGTTCAACCTGCTTCTCCAACTGCTTGAAGATGGGCGCCTGACCGACTCCAAAGGTCGCACCGTCGACTTCAAGAACACGCTGATCATCATGACTTCGAATATCGGTTCGAAAGTGATTGAGAAAGGCGGTGGCGGACTTGGCTTTGAGTTTTCCGGAGAAAATGCCGAGGAAAACCAGTACAACCGCATCCGCTCCTTGGTGAACGAAGAGCTGAAGCAGTACTTCCGTCCCGAATTCCTCAACCGTCTCGACGAAATCATTGTGTTCAGGCAACTGAATCGCGACGAGGTCAAGGAAATCGCCGAGATCATGCTGCGCGAAGTGTTCAATCGGATCGGGGAGAAGGGCATCACCCTCACGGTCTCCGACGCCTTCAAAGAACGCTTGGTCGAGGAGGGTTACAACCCTGCCTACGGCGCGCGTCCCCTGCGTCGTGCCGTGATGCGTCTCCTTGAAGACAGCTTGGCCGAAGAAGTTCTCTCCGGTCGCATCAAGGACGGCGACTCCGCGCAAGTGGATGTCGAAGATGGCAAGGTGGTGGTGAAGCACCTCACCGGCACGGTCAGCGGGACGCCCGAATTGGCTGGAGCCGGTCTCTGA
- a CDS encoding iron-containing alcohol dehydrogenase family protein, whose amino-acid sequence MIQSAIRDGRVSTHSIAPAQVIRGAGAWNQSFTAIQSLTQRPLLLGRSFATQSLRDELVRDLRSLSLSVTPQTLDYDCCEHDLQRLESAFSTHGCDAVIAAGGGKVLDAGKLLAHRKGVACITVPLSAATCAGWTALSNLYSPSGAFQGDQALDRCPDLLVFDHDLLLHAPARTLASGIADALAKWYEASVSSGSSRDGVIQQAVQMARVLRDQLLLDSLDAMAHPGGEAWQRVVEACGLTAGVIGGLGGARCRTVAAHAVHNGLTQLEPCHSVLHGEKVGFGVLVQLRLEERLGGNRLAAQAHRQLLPLLQALELPVSLDDLGLGNASLKDLQQVCEFACKEGSDLHHLPFPVTPGALLEAVVGAAEVSPVLP is encoded by the coding sequence ATGATCCAATCAGCCATCCGTGACGGAAGGGTCTCGACCCACTCCATCGCTCCAGCCCAAGTCATCCGTGGTGCTGGAGCCTGGAACCAATCTTTCACGGCAATTCAGTCGCTGACGCAACGTCCGTTGCTGCTGGGTCGAAGTTTTGCCACCCAGTCACTGCGTGACGAGCTCGTCCGAGACTTACGCAGTCTCAGCCTCAGCGTGACCCCTCAAACACTGGATTACGACTGCTGCGAGCACGATCTGCAGCGTTTGGAATCTGCGTTCAGCACCCATGGCTGTGATGCCGTGATTGCTGCAGGCGGCGGCAAGGTTCTTGATGCAGGAAAACTTCTGGCCCACCGCAAAGGAGTGGCCTGCATCACCGTTCCACTCAGCGCAGCCACCTGCGCCGGCTGGACGGCGCTGTCCAATCTCTACAGCCCTTCAGGTGCTTTTCAAGGAGATCAAGCTCTCGACCGCTGTCCTGATCTGCTCGTGTTCGACCACGACCTGCTGCTGCACGCACCAGCACGAACCCTCGCGAGTGGAATCGCCGATGCCTTGGCCAAGTGGTACGAAGCGTCCGTCAGCAGCGGCTCTAGCAGGGATGGTGTGATTCAGCAGGCTGTGCAGATGGCGCGGGTGTTGCGCGATCAATTGTTGCTCGACAGTCTCGATGCGATGGCACACCCTGGGGGAGAAGCCTGGCAGCGGGTGGTGGAAGCCTGCGGACTCACCGCGGGAGTGATCGGCGGACTGGGGGGAGCGCGTTGCCGCACGGTGGCCGCCCATGCCGTGCATAACGGTTTGACTCAGCTAGAACCCTGCCACTCTGTTCTGCATGGCGAGAAAGTGGGCTTCGGCGTCCTCGTGCAACTTCGCCTGGAAGAGCGGTTGGGAGGCAACCGCTTAGCTGCCCAGGCCCATCGACAACTCCTGCCGCTGTTGCAGGCGCTCGAACTGCCCGTCAGCTTGGATGATCTCGGCCTGGGCAACGCAAGTCTCAAGGATCTGCAGCAGGTGTGTGAGTTCGCCTGCAAGGAAGGCTCTGATTTGCACCACCTTCCCTTCCCGGTCACACCTGGCGCGCTGCTGGAAGCAGTTGTGGGCGCAGCCGAAGTCAGTCCGGTGCTGCCTTGA
- a CDS encoding alpha/beta fold hydrolase, translating into MKSLLDTLKPELLDPSAQALIDDLQWWSMPELGVKDPFPVSVVGHGDPLLLLHGFDSSFLEYRRLAPLLSERFQLFIPDLFGFGFSPRPLNASYGPESILTHLDALLERMPAQSVGVIGASMGGSVAVEMARRQPERIHSLLLLAPAGLTGRPMPVPPLLDRLGAWFLARPGVRKGLCRQAFADPDADVGAPEEQIASLHLQCPGWADALAAFARSGGFSGCGTPLPQQPLHVIWGANDRILRAPQKQAAAAILRDGVEKFDDCGHLPHIDQPRKVADRCLNWFQTTAHAA; encoded by the coding sequence TTGAAATCACTGCTCGACACGCTCAAACCCGAGCTTCTCGATCCAAGCGCTCAAGCCCTGATTGACGACCTTCAGTGGTGGTCGATGCCCGAGCTGGGCGTAAAGGACCCGTTCCCGGTCAGCGTGGTCGGCCATGGGGATCCCCTGTTATTGCTGCATGGTTTCGACAGCAGTTTTCTTGAGTACCGGCGTCTAGCACCGCTACTGAGCGAACGGTTCCAGTTGTTCATCCCCGATCTGTTCGGCTTTGGTTTTTCACCTCGGCCCCTTAATGCGAGTTATGGCCCAGAGAGTATTCTCACCCACCTGGATGCCCTTCTTGAGCGCATGCCAGCGCAATCAGTTGGTGTGATTGGTGCTTCCATGGGTGGATCCGTGGCCGTCGAAATGGCGCGGCGACAACCGGAGCGGATTCACTCGCTGCTGTTGCTGGCCCCCGCCGGTCTCACCGGACGGCCGATGCCGGTTCCACCGCTGCTCGATCGACTGGGGGCTTGGTTCCTGGCGCGACCCGGTGTCCGCAAAGGTCTTTGCCGACAGGCCTTCGCTGACCCTGATGCTGATGTGGGCGCTCCCGAGGAACAGATCGCCTCGCTGCATCTGCAATGCCCGGGCTGGGCGGACGCCCTCGCTGCTTTTGCCCGTAGCGGTGGATTCTCCGGCTGCGGAACACCCTTGCCCCAGCAACCGCTGCATGTGATCTGGGGAGCCAACGACCGCATTCTGCGAGCACCGCAGAAACAAGCCGCAGCAGCGATCCTCAGGGATGGCGTTGAAAAATTCGACGATTGCGGACACCTCCCACACATTGACCAGCCCCGCAAGGTGGCTGACCGCTGTCTCAACTGGTTCCAAACGACCGCGCACGCCGCCTGA
- a CDS encoding DUF2993 domain-containing protein translates to MPQSSSGPVLQLLASGLQRWIRSQCDSAEVINLALKGSALELLRGRLQGVSLEARKVSFDQLPLMRAEIECDALKATLRPGQPNQPVQLEAPFSIKGEVVLAGQDLNQALASDRWRWLGDLLAEQLMGLTPLRSLVIDNDQLVLTADVITGKDPVMQRFQLCADQGTIRVDHCDAEESLLLPMDPNIQIHAARLQGGHLVLNGQAIVQP, encoded by the coding sequence ATGCCCCAGTCCAGCTCCGGACCCGTTCTCCAACTCCTTGCCAGTGGACTTCAGCGCTGGATCCGCAGCCAGTGCGATTCAGCCGAGGTGATCAACCTGGCTCTGAAGGGTTCAGCCCTGGAACTGCTGCGCGGCCGACTGCAAGGGGTCTCACTGGAAGCCAGGAAGGTGAGTTTTGACCAGCTGCCTCTGATGCGCGCAGAGATCGAATGTGATGCCTTGAAGGCGACGCTCCGGCCGGGCCAGCCCAATCAGCCCGTGCAACTTGAAGCCCCGTTCTCGATCAAAGGAGAGGTGGTGCTGGCTGGCCAAGATCTCAATCAGGCCCTGGCCAGCGATCGCTGGCGCTGGCTTGGGGATCTACTCGCCGAACAACTGATGGGATTGACGCCCTTGCGTTCGTTGGTCATCGACAACGACCAACTTGTGCTGACCGCGGATGTGATCACTGGCAAGGATCCAGTGATGCAACGATTCCAACTCTGCGCAGACCAGGGGACCATCCGCGTCGACCACTGCGATGCCGAAGAGTCGCTTTTGCTTCCCATGGACCCCAACATTCAGATCCATGCAGCCCGACTTCAGGGAGGGCACCTGGTGCTCAATGGACAAGCCATTGTTCAACCTTGA
- a CDS encoding phosphatidate cytidylyltransferase, producing the protein MIADVTTSKGPSQRLASDQKRLVSGLLVGLFGLVVVGLGGWWFTIALGVMVHLGLLEFFRMAQFKGMRPATKTTLVACQLLLVCTQWSVNGGLASHLADAVLPLSGAAICGWLLLQPITGSIADIAASIFGLFYLGFLPSHWLKLRNLTDVDLAPTLAQLPGWSGDWITPGLAITLMACLMVVATDIGSFIIGRRFGRHQLSPVSPAKTMEGAYGGLASSVLLGVVAGASLGWPYGALSGGCLGALVALFALVGDLTESMMKRDAGLKDSGDALPGHGGILDRIDSFLFTPAVVFYGVTLLLPVLGRS; encoded by the coding sequence GTGATTGCAGACGTCACAACCAGTAAAGGCCCCAGTCAACGTCTGGCTTCGGATCAGAAACGTCTTGTCAGCGGCCTGCTCGTTGGCCTGTTCGGTCTTGTGGTGGTGGGCTTAGGCGGCTGGTGGTTCACCATCGCCCTTGGTGTGATGGTGCATCTCGGCCTTCTGGAGTTTTTCCGGATGGCGCAGTTCAAAGGCATGCGACCTGCCACCAAGACGACCCTGGTGGCCTGCCAGCTGCTGTTGGTCTGCACCCAATGGTCCGTGAATGGTGGTCTTGCCTCCCATCTCGCCGATGCGGTGCTGCCACTGTCCGGAGCTGCTATCTGCGGATGGTTGTTGCTGCAACCGATCACCGGTTCCATCGCCGACATCGCCGCCTCGATTTTTGGACTGTTCTATTTGGGCTTTCTCCCAAGTCACTGGCTGAAGCTGCGCAACCTCACCGATGTGGATCTCGCACCAACACTCGCCCAACTGCCGGGGTGGTCGGGTGATTGGATCACGCCGGGACTGGCGATCACGTTGATGGCCTGTTTGATGGTGGTGGCCACCGATATCGGGTCCTTCATCATCGGTCGCCGCTTCGGACGTCACCAGCTGTCTCCAGTGTCGCCGGCCAAAACGATGGAGGGGGCCTATGGCGGTTTGGCCTCCTCCGTGCTGTTGGGCGTGGTTGCCGGTGCATCGCTGGGGTGGCCTTATGGGGCACTCTCCGGTGGTTGTCTCGGTGCTCTTGTTGCCTTGTTTGCGCTTGTGGGTGATCTCACCGAATCGATGATGAAACGAGACGCGGGTCTGAAGGATTCCGGTGATGCCTTGCCTGGCCACGGCGGCATTCTCGACCGCATCGACAGTTTCCTGTTCACTCCAGCGGTGGTCTTCTATGGGGTGACCCTCCTGCTTCCGGTTCTTGGCCGAAGCTGA
- a CDS encoding aminotransferase class I/II-fold pyridoxal phosphate-dependent enzyme: MTSLLSLLRSVGGRSLHLPVHGRGAALPPSLQRLLRQPPGRWDLPELPEIGGPLEAEGAVAASQARLATALGVDRCWFGVNGATGLLQASLLAMAQPGEAVLLPRNVHRSLIAACELGGVMPVFLPVPFLADRGHPGAMSVAGLRRSLDTLPDPGCRIAAAVLVHPTYHGYAADISGLLDLLTARGLPVLVDEAHGTHLAFPSRSALPASAVHAGADLVVHSLHKSAPGLAQTAVLWQRNGRIDPERVQAALQRLQTTSPSALMLASCEATLDWMLSPRWPVLLEARQCDATTLATVLARAGVPLHSGDDPLRLILATGQAGISGLEADDWCMQQGLIAELPEPLCLTFCLGFAQHRGLARQFRRLWQRLLDEAGGEPLALIPAPPCDRVSVPVLLPDEALRRPATRLPVARCIGRIAAELICPYPPGVPLLVPGERMDAQRCAWLEQQHRRWPDQVPGMVKVLA, from the coding sequence ATGACGTCGCTTCTTTCGCTGCTGCGTTCAGTTGGTGGACGGTCATTGCATTTGCCTGTCCATGGACGAGGTGCTGCCCTGCCTCCGTCCTTGCAGCGACTGTTGCGACAACCGCCGGGTCGTTGGGATCTTCCGGAGCTCCCAGAGATCGGCGGTCCCCTGGAGGCGGAGGGAGCGGTGGCCGCCAGTCAGGCGCGGCTGGCCACTGCGTTGGGTGTAGATCGTTGTTGGTTTGGCGTCAATGGGGCCACGGGGCTGTTGCAGGCTTCTCTGCTGGCGATGGCTCAGCCTGGTGAAGCGGTGTTGTTGCCTCGCAATGTCCACCGCTCCTTGATTGCTGCTTGTGAACTGGGAGGAGTGATGCCGGTGTTTCTACCGGTGCCGTTTCTTGCCGATCGCGGCCATCCAGGTGCCATGTCTGTCGCGGGCCTGCGTCGATCTTTGGACACCTTGCCTGACCCTGGCTGTCGCATCGCCGCTGCGGTGCTGGTGCACCCCACGTATCACGGTTATGCCGCTGACATCAGCGGCTTGCTTGACCTGTTGACTGCGCGGGGACTGCCGGTGCTGGTGGATGAAGCGCATGGCACCCATCTGGCCTTTCCCTCCCGCTCGGCGCTGCCAGCGTCAGCGGTTCACGCTGGTGCAGATCTTGTGGTGCATTCCCTGCACAAGTCAGCCCCCGGCTTGGCACAGACTGCTGTGCTCTGGCAACGCAACGGACGCATCGATCCAGAGCGAGTTCAAGCTGCATTGCAGAGACTTCAGACCACGAGCCCCAGTGCCTTGATGCTGGCGTCCTGTGAAGCCACTCTCGATTGGATGCTGTCGCCGCGCTGGCCGGTGTTGTTGGAGGCACGTCAGTGTGACGCCACCACTCTGGCGACGGTTCTGGCACGGGCCGGTGTGCCACTCCATTCCGGTGATGATCCGCTGCGCTTGATCTTGGCGACTGGCCAGGCGGGGATCAGTGGCTTGGAGGCCGATGACTGGTGCATGCAGCAGGGATTGATTGCCGAATTGCCGGAACCGCTCTGCCTCACCTTTTGTCTTGGCTTCGCCCAGCATCGAGGCCTAGCCAGGCAGTTCAGGCGCCTTTGGCAGCGTTTGCTTGACGAGGCGGGCGGCGAGCCCCTGGCCCTGATACCGGCACCGCCCTGCGATCGCGTTTCGGTTCCTGTGCTTCTGCCCGATGAAGCGCTGCGCCGACCCGCCACCCGTTTGCCTGTGGCCCGTTGCATCGGCCGCATTGCGGCTGAACTGATCTGTCCGTATCCCCCCGGCGTGCCCCTGCTGGTGCCAGGAGAGCGGATGGATGCGCAACGCTGTGCCTGGCTGGAACAGCAACACCGGCGGTGGCCTGATCAGGTGCCCGGTATGGTGAAGGTTCTGGCCTGA
- a CDS encoding AarF/ABC1/UbiB kinase family protein, with translation MESLRYNPGRDARWLLLRPWIGIPRLIQILWALLGLVLSVLLRGNSSDPRVQRNLARTLLRTLTNLGPCFIKVGQALSTRPDLIRRDWLDELTRLQDDLPAFNHATALKTIEEELGAPADALFEEFPDSPVAAASLGQVYKARVRDQHWVAVKVQRPNLVFILRRDMVLIRSLGVLAAPFLPLNLGFGLGEIIDEFGRSLFEEIDYCCEADNAKRFSRLFAENPAVTIPEVDDGLSSRRVLTTSWISGTKLRDPQELKAQRLDPAALIRTGVISGLQQLLEFGYFHADPHPGNLFALSGRTGELGHVAYVDFGMMDSISDDDRLTLTGAVVHLINRDFEAVARDFQQLGFLAPDADLTPIIPALEDVLGGSLGDSVGSFNFKAITDRFSELMYDYPFRVPARFALIIRAVVSQEGLALRLDPDFRIIAVAYPYVAKRLLAGDTREMREKLLDVIFDESGSLRVERLESLLEVVGNDTSLPSGGDLLPVAGAGLRLLFSRDGGDLRQRLLLTLIKDDRLNISDLKELSTLIRKTFGPRKIAGGMLQRLNPLAA, from the coding sequence TTGGAATCTCTTCGTTACAACCCTGGCCGCGATGCTCGCTGGCTGCTGCTCCGTCCCTGGATCGGCATTCCGCGCCTGATTCAGATTCTTTGGGCCCTTTTGGGGTTGGTGCTGAGTGTTCTGCTACGCGGTAACAGCAGTGATCCGCGCGTGCAGCGCAATCTGGCACGAACCCTGCTGCGCACCCTCACCAATCTCGGACCTTGCTTCATCAAGGTCGGTCAGGCTCTCTCCACACGACCGGATCTAATCCGCAGGGATTGGCTGGATGAATTGACCCGCCTCCAGGACGATCTGCCGGCGTTCAACCATGCCACTGCTCTCAAAACCATTGAAGAGGAGCTGGGCGCTCCTGCCGACGCGCTATTTGAGGAGTTTCCGGATTCACCGGTGGCCGCCGCCAGTCTTGGCCAGGTCTACAAAGCCCGAGTTCGCGATCAGCACTGGGTCGCGGTCAAAGTTCAGCGCCCCAATCTGGTCTTCATCCTGCGGCGCGACATGGTGCTGATCCGCAGTCTCGGAGTGCTGGCAGCACCCTTCCTGCCCCTCAATCTGGGGTTCGGCTTGGGAGAAATCATCGACGAATTTGGGCGCAGCCTGTTCGAAGAGATTGACTACTGCTGCGAAGCGGACAATGCCAAACGCTTCTCCCGACTGTTTGCCGAGAACCCTGCTGTCACCATCCCTGAAGTGGACGATGGTCTTTCGAGTCGCCGCGTGCTGACCACCAGCTGGATCAGTGGGACCAAGCTGCGCGACCCTCAGGAGCTGAAAGCCCAACGGCTTGACCCAGCGGCTCTAATTCGAACAGGAGTGATCAGCGGCCTGCAACAGCTCCTGGAATTCGGCTACTTCCACGCCGATCCCCACCCCGGCAACCTGTTCGCGCTCAGCGGTCGCACTGGCGAGCTGGGTCATGTGGCCTATGTGGATTTCGGAATGATGGATTCGATCAGCGATGACGACCGTCTCACCCTCACGGGCGCGGTCGTCCATTTGATTAATCGCGATTTCGAGGCCGTTGCCCGCGATTTTCAGCAACTGGGATTCCTCGCACCCGACGCCGATTTAACGCCAATTATTCCGGCTTTGGAGGATGTGCTGGGGGGCAGCCTCGGAGATTCAGTGGGCTCGTTCAACTTCAAAGCGATTACTGACCGCTTCTCCGAGTTGATGTACGACTATCCCTTCAGGGTTCCTGCACGCTTCGCACTGATCATTCGCGCTGTGGTCAGTCAAGAAGGCTTGGCCTTGAGGCTGGATCCTGACTTCCGGATCATTGCGGTGGCTTATCCCTATGTGGCCAAGCGATTGCTGGCGGGTGATACCCGGGAAATGCGCGAGAAGCTTCTCGATGTGATCTTTGATGAGTCCGGCAGCCTCCGGGTGGAACGACTGGAAAGCTTGCTTGAGGTGGTGGGCAACGACACCAGCCTCCCGAGCGGTGGCGATTTGCTGCCGGTGGCAGGGGCGGGTCTACGTCTGCTATTCAGCCGTGATGGCGGTGATCTCAGACAGCGACTGTTACTGACATTGATCAAGGACGATCGCCTGAACATCTCAGACCTTAAGGAGCTGAGCACTTTGATCCGGAAAACCTTTGGCCCTAGAAAAATTGCTGGAGGCATGTTGCAGCGCCTGAATCCACTGGCTGCATGA
- a CDS encoding RpoD/SigA family RNA polymerase sigma factor, translating to MAPLSLLPDVDLVRSYLRDIGRVPLLSHQQEITLGRQVQELMDLEAQEAELSDQRGGDAVPAAELAKAAGLSPVQLKRKLQAGRRAKERMVAANLRLVVSVAKKYTKRNMELLDLIQEGTIGLVRGVEKFDPTRGYKFSTYAYWWIRQGITRAIAEKSRTIRLPIHITEMLNKLKKGQRELSQELGRTPSVTELAAFVELPEDDVKDLMCRARQPVSLEMKVGDGDDTELLDLLAGEGELPSEQVEGECLKGDLRDLLGQLPELQERVLRMRYGMDGEDPMSLTAISKSLKMSRDRTRKLEREGLELLRRGDAQLDAYVVS from the coding sequence ATGGCGCCACTGTCCCTGTTGCCTGATGTGGACCTGGTGCGCTCTTATTTGCGGGACATCGGTCGTGTGCCGCTGCTGAGCCATCAACAGGAGATCACTCTGGGCCGTCAGGTGCAGGAGCTGATGGATCTGGAAGCGCAGGAAGCGGAATTGAGCGATCAGCGTGGCGGTGACGCTGTGCCTGCGGCCGAGTTGGCCAAGGCGGCGGGATTGAGCCCGGTGCAACTGAAGCGCAAACTGCAGGCGGGCCGGCGTGCCAAGGAGCGGATGGTGGCCGCGAATTTGCGCCTGGTGGTGAGCGTCGCCAAGAAATACACCAAGCGGAACATGGAACTGCTGGATCTGATCCAGGAGGGAACGATTGGTTTGGTGCGGGGAGTGGAGAAGTTCGACCCGACTCGGGGCTACAAGTTCAGCACCTATGCGTACTGGTGGATCCGTCAGGGGATCACGCGGGCGATTGCGGAGAAGAGCCGCACGATCCGGCTGCCGATTCACATCACCGAGATGCTGAACAAGCTTAAGAAAGGCCAGCGTGAGTTAAGTCAGGAGCTGGGCCGCACACCATCGGTGACGGAATTGGCGGCGTTTGTGGAACTGCCGGAAGACGACGTGAAGGATCTGATGTGCCGGGCGCGTCAGCCGGTGAGCTTGGAGATGAAGGTGGGCGACGGTGATGACACCGAGCTGCTGGATCTGCTGGCGGGTGAAGGCGAGCTGCCGAGCGAACAGGTGGAGGGTGAGTGCTTGAAGGGCGACCTGCGGGATCTGCTGGGTCAGCTGCCGGAACTGCAGGAGCGTGTGCTGCGGATGCGTTACGGGATGGACGGCGAGGACCCGATGAGCCTCACCGCCATTTCCAAGTCTTTGAAGATGAGTCGCGATCGCACCCGAAAGTTGGAGAGGGAAGGGTTGGAGTTGCTGCGCCGCGGTGATGCTCAGTTGGACGCTTATGTGGTGAGTTGA
- a CDS encoding response regulator transcription factor has product MSAALASAVSTARLLVVEDDDSIRETVQEALRAEGFDVTTCQNGSDALTLLTTTAAEGIDALVLDLMLPGMGGLDLCRELRKRGITTPILVVSARDSETDRVLGLEVGADDYLVKPFGLRELVARCRALLRRSQQIQPSPGEEQETIEHDNLCLYSRECRITRDGEDLNLSPKEFRILELLMRNPKRVWSRDQLLERIWGVDYVGDTKTVDVHIRWLREKIESTPSAPQHIRTVRGFGYRFG; this is encoded by the coding sequence GTGTCTGCAGCCCTAGCCAGTGCCGTCAGCACAGCGCGTCTGCTGGTTGTCGAAGACGATGACTCCATCAGAGAAACCGTGCAGGAAGCCCTCAGAGCGGAAGGGTTTGATGTCACAACCTGTCAAAACGGCAGCGATGCTCTAACACTGCTCACCACAACAGCCGCAGAAGGCATCGATGCCTTAGTGCTCGACCTGATGCTGCCAGGTATGGGCGGCCTCGACCTCTGCAGAGAATTGCGCAAACGCGGAATCACCACGCCGATTCTGGTGGTGAGTGCCAGGGACAGCGAAACCGATCGTGTGCTTGGACTCGAGGTTGGAGCGGATGACTACCTGGTCAAGCCGTTTGGCCTGCGTGAGTTGGTGGCCCGCTGCCGTGCCCTGCTGCGCCGATCACAGCAGATCCAACCCAGCCCCGGGGAGGAGCAGGAAACCATCGAACACGACAACCTCTGCCTTTACAGCAGGGAATGCCGAATCACGCGGGACGGCGAAGATCTGAATCTGTCACCCAAGGAATTCCGGATTCTGGAATTGCTGATGCGCAATCCGAAGCGGGTCTGGAGTCGCGACCAGCTGCTCGAGCGCATCTGGGGCGTCGACTACGTGGGCGACACCAAAACAGTGGATGTTCACATCCGGTGGCTGAGGGAAAAAATTGAATCGACGCCATCGGCACCCCAACACATCCGAACCGTACGAGGTTTCGGCTACCGGTTCGGCTAA